Proteins encoded by one window of Mus musculus strain C57BL/6J chromosome 10, GRCm38.p6 C57BL/6J:
- the Nhsl1 gene encoding NHS-like protein 1 isoform X5, whose amino-acid sequence MFCLKAVSNLDEESRWTVHYTAPWHQQENVFLPATRPPCVEDLHRQAKLNLKSVLRECDKLRQDGCRSSQYYSQGPTFAAGSSPCDDYQDEDTEADRKCSLSSSEEERFIGIRRPKTPTSGDFSDLHTQTNWTKSLPLPTPEEKTRQQAQTVQADVVPINITGENFDRQASLRRSLIYTDTLVRRPKKVKRRKTISGIPDIIQKELASATGQDDDGSAHSLYVPDHYSTLGRLDSYRSTGQCLETRDTSCQTEDVKVIPPSMRRIRAHKGVGVAAQMSHLSGSSGNMSVLSDSAGVVFPSRLSNDTGFHSLPRTGPRASTYSLEGRMGALGSTEDTDDTSPYQGGSLQGHENFAHLGGASSTGMLSRPKSQQLRFLESPACVVSPHAAYSTSVIPNATLLSSSEVIVIHTAQSAGQLDSRTPGSSSYSKIKPRDRPTPRCSVKDDHQSPRHHWNEGHLIHSRALASSVPGATTLLSLHDSEVSLNAPANRENGSQAILYHCRNNPSFPDHPSDVDGKSECSYSGDRGCGSSEPWEYKTSSNGRASPLKPHLATPGCSTPTSNVSSCSLDQTSLKGDTRSLCSEDHDGYYTTTHEAGNLYTLSDGLGNPRHSMVNVFDGRAQRSQGDQAAHQDKILSRNISLKKAKKPPLPPSRTDSLRRIPKKNNQTNGQVLNESLIASLQHSLQLSLPGKGGSSPSQSPCSDFEEPWLPRSRSQSIVSEGSSLTSTTTPNVYSLCGVTPSQSDTSSVKSEYTDPWGYYIDYTSLQEDPGNPTGGCSANTEAATGNGPVRHIQEGSRVPVPQVPGCSVRPKIASPEKSQRVTSPSSGYSSQSNTPTALTPVPVFLKSMSPANGKGKAKPKVPERKSSLISSMSISSSSTSLSSNTSTEGSGTMKKLDTTLASALAPPPPPLPPLPSPCLADKSPFLPPPPPLADCSEGSPLPPSPMFPPPPPEALVPFCSPTDGCLSPSPTAVSPSLPRSLPPVPAPPPFLPSSEPPPAPPLDPKLMKENRPFFKNSSQSESSREALRRPANKEEGCRPPMPLITTEALQMVQLRPVRKNSGAGAVLFSEPSAQEQRTPTAPQYHLKPSAFLKSRNSINEMESESQAASVTSSLPMPAKSQSQGDHDSAVERGGLPSCSDGAPGPGPSLRTTLLPDSSPSRKPPPISKKPKLFLVVPPPQRDFTAEPTENGSEAFPGVPSPTRAEGEAVRSQEEKSSPASRAGSHATAPTPGSPALEPGTAGSLSSSIVEANVPMVQPNTSPGPTQEESGENSVDGERNAKSCLSQQGREAGLLEPNTAASSSDPVDVSKEEGSDEVLTPTKPRTTEDLFAAIHRSKRKVLGRKDSEDDHTRNHSPSPPVTPTSAAPNLASPKQVGSIQRSIKKSTTSSDNFKALLLKKGSRSDTSARMSAAEMLKSTDPRFQRSRSEPSADSPDSPSSCSPNKNRRAQEEWAKNEGLMPRSLSFSGPRYSRSRTPPSAASSRYSMRNRIQSSPMTVISEGEGEPAEPADNKARRALDATRVCSLDRLTGQEMDQASLLCSEEPASVDGIGRAEGNGPSEQCGGTEQKS is encoded by the exons tgctctctctcttcatctgaaGAAGAAAGATTTATCGGAATCAGGAGACCTAAAACGCCAACCTCAGGTGACTTCTCCGACCTTCATACTCAGACAAACTGGACCAAGTCCCTGCCGCTGCCAACACCAGAAGAGAAGACGCGGCAGCAAGCCCAGACGGTCCAGGCTGACGTGGTTCCTATAAACATAACTG GGGAGAATTTCGATCGTCAGGCCAGCCTTCGGCGGTCTCTAATTTACACAGACACTCTGGTAAGACGACCGAAGAAAGTCAAAAGGAGAAAGACAATTTCAGGAATCCCTGACATCATTCAGAAGGAGCTAG CATCAGCCACTGGCCAAGATGATGATGGTAGTGCCCATTCGCTGTACGTCCCAGACCACTACTCTACGTTAGGAAGGCTTGATAGTTATCGGTCCACCGGGCAATGCTTGGAAACCAGGGACACCAGCTGTCAGACCGAAGACGTGAAGGTCATCCCACCATCAATGAGAAGGATCAGGGCTCACAAGGGGGTAGGCGTTGCTGCCCAGATGAGCCACCTCTCAGGTTCCTCAGGCAACATGTCTGTGCTGAGTGACTCAGCCGGTGTTGTGTTCCCATCTCGCCTCAGTAACGATACTGGTTTCCACAGTCTTCCACGTACCGGCCCGAGAGCAAGCACCTATTCACTGGAGGGAAGGATGGGTGCCCTGGGCTCTACTGAAGATACGGATGACACTTCTCCCTACCAGGGGGGTAGCTTACAGGGGCATGAAAACTTTGCGCATTTAGGAGGTGCGTCGAGTACTGGGATGCTTTCGAGGCCCAAATCCCAGCAGTTGAGGTTTTTGGAGAGTCCAGCATGTGTGGTTTCACCTCATGCAGCCTACTCTACCAGTGTCATCCCAAATGCCACGCTACTGTCCTCTTCAGAGGTTATTGTCATTCACACTGCTCAGAGTGCAGGACAGCTGGACAGTAGAACACCCGGTTCATCTTCATATTCAAAAATAAAACCCAGAGACCGTCCCACACCCAGATGTTCTGTGAAAGATGACCATCAGTCCCCCCGTCATCACTGGAACGAGGGTCATCTCATTCATTCACGGGCTTTAGCCTCCTCTGTCCCTGGTGCCACCACGCTGTTATCCCTCCATGATTCAGAGGTCTCTCTAAATGCCCCAGCAAACAGGGAAAATGGATCCCAAGCCATACTCTATCATTGTAGAAACAACCCAAGCTTTCCTGACCACCCTTCAGATGTGGATGGCAAGAGCGAGTGTAGTTATtcgggggacaggggatgtggcAGTTCTGAGCCCTGGGAATATAAAACCTCCAGCAATGGGCGGGCATCCCCACTGAAGCCACACCTGGCCACTCCTGGTTGCTCTACTCCCACAAGTAACGTGAGCAGCTGCAGTTTGGACCAAACATCTCTCAAGGGTGATACCAGGTCCCTGTGTTCAGAGGACCATGATGGTTACTATACTACCACTCACGAGGCTGGGAACCTGTACACTCTCAGTGATGGCTTGGGGAACCCCAGGCACAGCATGGTCAATGTTTTTGATGGAAGGGCTCAGAGAAGCCAAGGGGATCAGGCCGCTCACCAGGATAAAATCCTTTCGAGAAACATCTCtctgaagaaagcaaagaaaccaCCCCTGCCACCATCCCGGACCGATTCTCTGCGAAGGATTCCCAAAAAGAACAACCAGACAAACGGTCAGGTGCTCAATGAGAGCCTGATCGCCTCGCTCCAGCATTCACTGCAGCTAAGCCTCCCTGGCAAGGGCGGCAGCTCCCCTTCCCAGAGCCCCTGCAGTGACTTTGAGGAACCCTGGCTCCCCAGGTCCAGAAGCCAGAGCATTGTTAGCGAGGGTAGTAGCTTGACCTCCACCACCACTCCCAACGTGTATTCTCTGTGTGGGGTCACTCCGTCCCAGAGCGACACAAGTAGCGTCAAGTCGGAATACACGGACCCTTGGGGTTACTACATTGACTACACGAGCTTGCAGGAAGATCCAGGGAACCCCACCGGGGGCTGCTCAGCCAACACTGAGGCAGCAACTGGAAACGGGCCAGTACGCCACATCCAGGAGGGGTCGAGAGTCCCAGTGCCCCAAGTGCCGGGCTGCTCAGTTAGACCAAAGATCGCCTCACCAGAGAAGTCACAGAGAGTCACCTCTCCATCCAGTGGGTATTCTAGCCAGTCGAATACACCCACAGCACTCACCCCTGTGCCTGTGTTTTTAAAATCAATGTCACCAGCAAATGGAAAGGGGAAGGCCAAGCCCAAGGTACCAGAAAGAAAATCGTCTCTGATCTCTTCTATGTCCATCTCATCATCGtccacttctctctcttctaATACTTCTACCGAAGGAAGTGGGACCATGAAGAAACTGGATACAACCCTGGCCTCGGcccttgcccctccccctcctcctcttccccctctgcctTCTCCGTGTCTGGCAGACAAGTCCCCTTTtcttccaccacctcctcctctagCAGATTGCTCCGAGGGCTCTCCTCTGCCGCCCTCTCCCATGTTCCCCCCTCCACCACCAGAAGCCCTTGTTCCCTTCTGCTCCCCCACCGACGGgtgcctttctccttctcccacaGCAGTTAGCCCCTCTCTTCCAAGATCCTTGCCTCCTGTGCCAGCACCTCCACCTTTCTTGCCCTCATCAGAACCCCCGCCCGCTCCGCCTCTGGACCCCAAACTCATGAAAGAAAACAGGCCCTTTTTCAAAAACTCTAGCCAGTCCGAATCCTCTAGGGAGGCCCTCAGGCGGCCTGCCAACAAGGAGGAGGGCTGCCGACCCCCCATGCCCCTGATCAccacagaagctttgcagatgGTGCAGTTGAGGCCAGTGAGGAAGAACTCAGGTGCCGGGGCAGTCCTGTTTTCTGAACCATCAGCTCAGGAACAACGAACTCCGACTGCTCCACAGTATCACTTAAAGCCATCTGCTTTCCTCAAATCCCGAAATAGCATAAATGAAATGGAGAGTGAAAGCCAGGCTGCCTCTGTGACGAGCTCGCTTCCGATGCCTGCCAAGAGCCAGAGTCAGGGTGACCATGACAGTGCAGTAGAGCGTGGCGGCCTTCCGAGCTGCAGCGATGGAGCTCCAGGCCCGGGTCCCAGCCTCAGGACCACTCTGCTCCCAGACTCTTCACCCAGCAGGAAGCCACCCCCCATCTCTAAGAAGCCCAAACTGTTCCTGGTGGTACCACCTCCGCAGAGAGATTTCACAGCGGAGCCCACAGAGAACGGGAGCGAAGCTTTCCCAGGCGTGCCCAGCCCTACCAGGGCAGAGGGGGAAGCTGTGCGGAGCCAAGAGGAGAAATCCAGCCCAGCATCCCGAGCTGGCTCTCATGCTACGGCCCCCACCCCCGGCAGTCCGGCTCTAGAACCGGGAACTGCAGGGTCCTTATCCTCTAGCATTGTGGAAGCCAATGTCCCCATGGTCCAACCTAATACATCACCGGGCCCCACACAGGAAGAGTCAGGCGAGAACAGTGTGGATGGTGAGAGAAATGCGAAGAGCTGCCTGTCTCAACAGGGCAGAGAAG cTGGCTTGCTGGAACCCAACACAGCTGCTTCCTCTTCAGACCCCGTGGATGTATCTAAGGAAGAGGGAAGCGATGAGGTGCTGACTCCGACTAAACCCAGGACAACAGAAGACCTGTTTGCAGCCATTCACAG atCTAAAAGGAAAGTCCTTGGCCGGAAAGACTCAGAAGACGATCACACTCGAAATCACTCTCCCTCCCCGCCTGTGACACCCACGAGTGCTGCCCCTAACCTGGCCTCTCCAAAGCAAGTAGGGTCTATCCAGAGAAGCATAAAAAAGAGCACTACCAGCAGTGACAACTTCAAAGCTCTGCTGCTAAAGAAGGGGAGTCGCTCGGACACCAGCGCTCGCATGTCAGCGGCTGAGATGCTCAAGTCTACGGACCCTCGCTTCCAGAGATCTAGGTCGGAGCCTTCGGCAGACAGCCCGGACAGCCCATCCAGCTGCTCCCCCAACAAGAACAGGAGAGCTCAGGAAGAGTGGGCCAAGAACGAAGGCCTGATGCCTCGGAGTCTGTCCTTTTCGGGCCCTCGGTACAGCCGCAGCAGGACGCCACCCTCTGCGGCCAGCAGCAGGTACAGCATGCGGAACCGCATCCAGAGCAGCCCCATGACCGTCATCTccgagggagagggagaacctgCTGAGCCAGCGGACAACAAAGCACGCAGGGCCCTGGATGCTACCAGGGTGTGCTCTCTGGACAGACTGACGGGTCAGGAGATGGACCAGGCCAGCCTCCTCTGTAGCGAGGAGCCTGCCTCTGTGGATGGGATAGGAAGGGCTGAGGGCAACGGTCCCTCGGAGCAGTGTGGGGGTACGGAACAGAAGAGTTAG
- the Nhsl1 gene encoding NHS-like protein 1 isoform X9 produces the protein MRRIRAHKGVGVAAQMSHLSGSSGNMSVLSDSAGVVFPSRLSNDTGFHSLPRTGPRASTYSLEGRMGALGSTEDTDDTSPYQGGSLQGHENFAHLGGASSTGMLSRPKSQQLRFLESPACVVSPHAAYSTSVIPNATLLSSSEVIVIHTAQSAGQLDSRTPGSSSYSKIKPRDRPTPRCSVKDDHQSPRHHWNEGHLIHSRALASSVPGATTLLSLHDSEVSLNAPANRENGSQAILYHCRNNPSFPDHPSDVDGKSECSYSGDRGCGSSEPWEYKTSSNGRASPLKPHLATPGCSTPTSNVSSCSLDQTSLKGDTRSLCSEDHDGYYTTTHEAGNLYTLSDGLGNPRHSMVNVFDGRAQRSQGDQAAHQDKILSRNISLKKAKKPPLPPSRTDSLRRIPKKNNQTNGQVLNESLIASLQHSLQLSLPGKGGSSPSQSPCSDFEEPWLPRSRSQSIVSEGSSLTSTTTPNVYSLCGVTPSQSDTSSVKSEYTDPWGYYIDYTSLQEDPGNPTGGCSANTEAATGNGPVRHIQEGSRVPVPQVPGCSVRPKIASPEKSQRVTSPSSGYSSQSNTPTALTPVPVFLKSMSPANGKGKAKPKVPERKSSLISSMSISSSSTSLSSNTSTEGSGTMKKLDTTLASALAPPPPPLPPLPSPCLADKSPFLPPPPPLADCSEGSPLPPSPMFPPPPPEALVPFCSPTDGCLSPSPTAVSPSLPRSLPPVPAPPPFLPSSEPPPAPPLDPKLMKENRPFFKNSSQSESSREALRRPANKEEGCRPPMPLITTEALQMVQLRPVRKNSGAGAVLFSEPSAQEQRTPTAPQYHLKPSAFLKSRNSINEMESESQAASVTSSLPMPAKSQSQGDHDSAVERGGLPSCSDGAPGPGPSLRTTLLPDSSPSRKPPPISKKPKLFLVVPPPQRDFTAEPTENGSEAFPGVPSPTRAEGEAVRSQEEKSSPASRAGSHATAPTPGSPALEPGTAGSLSSSIVEANVPMVQPNTSPGPTQEESGENSVDGERNAKSCLSQQGREAGLLEPNTAASSSDPVDVSKEEGSDEVLTPTKPRTTEDLFAAIHRSKRKVLGRKDSEDDHTRNHSPSPPVTPTSAAPNLASPKQVGSIQRSIKKSTTSSDNFKALLLKKGSRSDTSARMSAAEMLKSTDPRFQRSRSEPSADSPDSPSSCSPNKNRRAQEEWAKNEGLMPRSLSFSGPRYSRSRTPPSAASSRYSMRNRIQSSPMTVISEGEGEPAEPADNKARRALDATRVCSLDRLTGQEMDQASLLCSEEPASVDGIGRAEGNGPSEQCGGTEQKS, from the exons ATGAGAAGGATCAGGGCTCACAAGGGGGTAGGCGTTGCTGCCCAGATGAGCCACCTCTCAGGTTCCTCAGGCAACATGTCTGTGCTGAGTGACTCAGCCGGTGTTGTGTTCCCATCTCGCCTCAGTAACGATACTGGTTTCCACAGTCTTCCACGTACCGGCCCGAGAGCAAGCACCTATTCACTGGAGGGAAGGATGGGTGCCCTGGGCTCTACTGAAGATACGGATGACACTTCTCCCTACCAGGGGGGTAGCTTACAGGGGCATGAAAACTTTGCGCATTTAGGAGGTGCGTCGAGTACTGGGATGCTTTCGAGGCCCAAATCCCAGCAGTTGAGGTTTTTGGAGAGTCCAGCATGTGTGGTTTCACCTCATGCAGCCTACTCTACCAGTGTCATCCCAAATGCCACGCTACTGTCCTCTTCAGAGGTTATTGTCATTCACACTGCTCAGAGTGCAGGACAGCTGGACAGTAGAACACCCGGTTCATCTTCATATTCAAAAATAAAACCCAGAGACCGTCCCACACCCAGATGTTCTGTGAAAGATGACCATCAGTCCCCCCGTCATCACTGGAACGAGGGTCATCTCATTCATTCACGGGCTTTAGCCTCCTCTGTCCCTGGTGCCACCACGCTGTTATCCCTCCATGATTCAGAGGTCTCTCTAAATGCCCCAGCAAACAGGGAAAATGGATCCCAAGCCATACTCTATCATTGTAGAAACAACCCAAGCTTTCCTGACCACCCTTCAGATGTGGATGGCAAGAGCGAGTGTAGTTATtcgggggacaggggatgtggcAGTTCTGAGCCCTGGGAATATAAAACCTCCAGCAATGGGCGGGCATCCCCACTGAAGCCACACCTGGCCACTCCTGGTTGCTCTACTCCCACAAGTAACGTGAGCAGCTGCAGTTTGGACCAAACATCTCTCAAGGGTGATACCAGGTCCCTGTGTTCAGAGGACCATGATGGTTACTATACTACCACTCACGAGGCTGGGAACCTGTACACTCTCAGTGATGGCTTGGGGAACCCCAGGCACAGCATGGTCAATGTTTTTGATGGAAGGGCTCAGAGAAGCCAAGGGGATCAGGCCGCTCACCAGGATAAAATCCTTTCGAGAAACATCTCtctgaagaaagcaaagaaaccaCCCCTGCCACCATCCCGGACCGATTCTCTGCGAAGGATTCCCAAAAAGAACAACCAGACAAACGGTCAGGTGCTCAATGAGAGCCTGATCGCCTCGCTCCAGCATTCACTGCAGCTAAGCCTCCCTGGCAAGGGCGGCAGCTCCCCTTCCCAGAGCCCCTGCAGTGACTTTGAGGAACCCTGGCTCCCCAGGTCCAGAAGCCAGAGCATTGTTAGCGAGGGTAGTAGCTTGACCTCCACCACCACTCCCAACGTGTATTCTCTGTGTGGGGTCACTCCGTCCCAGAGCGACACAAGTAGCGTCAAGTCGGAATACACGGACCCTTGGGGTTACTACATTGACTACACGAGCTTGCAGGAAGATCCAGGGAACCCCACCGGGGGCTGCTCAGCCAACACTGAGGCAGCAACTGGAAACGGGCCAGTACGCCACATCCAGGAGGGGTCGAGAGTCCCAGTGCCCCAAGTGCCGGGCTGCTCAGTTAGACCAAAGATCGCCTCACCAGAGAAGTCACAGAGAGTCACCTCTCCATCCAGTGGGTATTCTAGCCAGTCGAATACACCCACAGCACTCACCCCTGTGCCTGTGTTTTTAAAATCAATGTCACCAGCAAATGGAAAGGGGAAGGCCAAGCCCAAGGTACCAGAAAGAAAATCGTCTCTGATCTCTTCTATGTCCATCTCATCATCGtccacttctctctcttctaATACTTCTACCGAAGGAAGTGGGACCATGAAGAAACTGGATACAACCCTGGCCTCGGcccttgcccctccccctcctcctcttccccctctgcctTCTCCGTGTCTGGCAGACAAGTCCCCTTTtcttccaccacctcctcctctagCAGATTGCTCCGAGGGCTCTCCTCTGCCGCCCTCTCCCATGTTCCCCCCTCCACCACCAGAAGCCCTTGTTCCCTTCTGCTCCCCCACCGACGGgtgcctttctccttctcccacaGCAGTTAGCCCCTCTCTTCCAAGATCCTTGCCTCCTGTGCCAGCACCTCCACCTTTCTTGCCCTCATCAGAACCCCCGCCCGCTCCGCCTCTGGACCCCAAACTCATGAAAGAAAACAGGCCCTTTTTCAAAAACTCTAGCCAGTCCGAATCCTCTAGGGAGGCCCTCAGGCGGCCTGCCAACAAGGAGGAGGGCTGCCGACCCCCCATGCCCCTGATCAccacagaagctttgcagatgGTGCAGTTGAGGCCAGTGAGGAAGAACTCAGGTGCCGGGGCAGTCCTGTTTTCTGAACCATCAGCTCAGGAACAACGAACTCCGACTGCTCCACAGTATCACTTAAAGCCATCTGCTTTCCTCAAATCCCGAAATAGCATAAATGAAATGGAGAGTGAAAGCCAGGCTGCCTCTGTGACGAGCTCGCTTCCGATGCCTGCCAAGAGCCAGAGTCAGGGTGACCATGACAGTGCAGTAGAGCGTGGCGGCCTTCCGAGCTGCAGCGATGGAGCTCCAGGCCCGGGTCCCAGCCTCAGGACCACTCTGCTCCCAGACTCTTCACCCAGCAGGAAGCCACCCCCCATCTCTAAGAAGCCCAAACTGTTCCTGGTGGTACCACCTCCGCAGAGAGATTTCACAGCGGAGCCCACAGAGAACGGGAGCGAAGCTTTCCCAGGCGTGCCCAGCCCTACCAGGGCAGAGGGGGAAGCTGTGCGGAGCCAAGAGGAGAAATCCAGCCCAGCATCCCGAGCTGGCTCTCATGCTACGGCCCCCACCCCCGGCAGTCCGGCTCTAGAACCGGGAACTGCAGGGTCCTTATCCTCTAGCATTGTGGAAGCCAATGTCCCCATGGTCCAACCTAATACATCACCGGGCCCCACACAGGAAGAGTCAGGCGAGAACAGTGTGGATGGTGAGAGAAATGCGAAGAGCTGCCTGTCTCAACAGGGCAGAGAAG cTGGCTTGCTGGAACCCAACACAGCTGCTTCCTCTTCAGACCCCGTGGATGTATCTAAGGAAGAGGGAAGCGATGAGGTGCTGACTCCGACTAAACCCAGGACAACAGAAGACCTGTTTGCAGCCATTCACAG atCTAAAAGGAAAGTCCTTGGCCGGAAAGACTCAGAAGACGATCACACTCGAAATCACTCTCCCTCCCCGCCTGTGACACCCACGAGTGCTGCCCCTAACCTGGCCTCTCCAAAGCAAGTAGGGTCTATCCAGAGAAGCATAAAAAAGAGCACTACCAGCAGTGACAACTTCAAAGCTCTGCTGCTAAAGAAGGGGAGTCGCTCGGACACCAGCGCTCGCATGTCAGCGGCTGAGATGCTCAAGTCTACGGACCCTCGCTTCCAGAGATCTAGGTCGGAGCCTTCGGCAGACAGCCCGGACAGCCCATCCAGCTGCTCCCCCAACAAGAACAGGAGAGCTCAGGAAGAGTGGGCCAAGAACGAAGGCCTGATGCCTCGGAGTCTGTCCTTTTCGGGCCCTCGGTACAGCCGCAGCAGGACGCCACCCTCTGCGGCCAGCAGCAGGTACAGCATGCGGAACCGCATCCAGAGCAGCCCCATGACCGTCATCTccgagggagagggagaacctgCTGAGCCAGCGGACAACAAAGCACGCAGGGCCCTGGATGCTACCAGGGTGTGCTCTCTGGACAGACTGACGGGTCAGGAGATGGACCAGGCCAGCCTCCTCTGTAGCGAGGAGCCTGCCTCTGTGGATGGGATAGGAAGGGCTGAGGGCAACGGTCCCTCGGAGCAGTGTGGGGGTACGGAACAGAAGAGTTAG